Proteins from one Setaria italica strain Yugu1 chromosome V, Setaria_italica_v2.0, whole genome shotgun sequence genomic window:
- the LOC101754220 gene encoding 14-3-3-like protein GF14-C, protein MSREENVYMAKLAEQAERYEEMVEYMEKVAKTVDVEELTVEERNLLSVAYKNVIGARRASWRIVSSIEQKEESRKNEEHVNLIKEYRGKIEAELSNICDGILKLLDSHLVPSSTAAESKVFYLKMKGDYHRYLAEFKTGTERKESAESTMVAYKAAQDIALAEMAPTHPIRLGLALNFSVFYYEILNSPDKACNLAKQAFDEAISELDTLGEESYKDSTLIMQLLRDNLTLWTSDLTEDGADEGKEASKGDAGEGQ, encoded by the exons ATGTCGAGGGAGGAGAATGTTTACATGGCCAAGCTGGCTGAGCAGGCTGAAAGGTATGAGGAGATGGTTGAGTATATGGAGAAGGTGGCTAAGACTGTAGATGTTGAAGAGCTCACTGTTGAGGAGCGTAACCTCCTGTCTGTTGCATACAAGAATGTGATTGGGGCTCGCCGTGCTTCATGGCGCATTGTCTCTTCCATTGAACAGAAGGAGGAGTCCCGTAAGAATGAAGAGCATGTGAACCTTATCAAGGAATACCGTGGGAAGATTGAGGCTGAATTGAGCAATATCTGTGATGGCATCCTGAAGCTGCTTGATTCCCACCTAGTTCCTTCTTCTACTGCTGCCGAATCAAAGGTCTTCTACCTCAAGATGAAGGGTGATTATCACAG GTATCTTGCGGAATTTAAGACTGGCACAGAGAGGAAGGAATCTGCTGAGAGCACGATGGTGGCCTACAAGGCTGCTCAG GACATTGCTCTGGCTGAGATGGCACCTACCCATCCGATAAGGCTTGGGCTTGCTCTTAACTTCTCAGTGTTCTATTATGAGATTCTGAACTCCCCAGACAAAGCTTGCAACCTTGCAAAGCAG GCGTTTGATGAAGCTATCTCTGAGTTAGACACCCTTGGGGAGGAGTCATACAAAGATAGCACTCTGATCATGCAGCTCCTGAGGGACAACTTGACCCTTTGGACCTCTGACCTCACG GAGGATGGTGCCGACGAGGGCAAAGAAGCCTCGAAAGGTGATGCTGGCGAGGGACAGTAA